The DNA window ctgaattttggaacgttggcagtctctttgtttacgaacaaacagacaaagcaACATTGCGGACGATCGAACTGAGGACGTGCACCGGCCTAAAAGCAATGCAGTGGTACCTGGGACCTGCAAAACGTGTCCCtatattgcaggtggcctgtcatgacaggtatattttgatAGAGAtattttaaaggtactgaacttatcaaatccaggtgcacggagcccctggggcttttagtcatacctcaggcagctatccgttagaagaactaccaagtttcattgacttgcaccaagtcaagtcaagtattgcgatttttttacgaattaatttcgtactcggacccggctggtcttggcctatttttgaatctaaatttagatcaggtagatcaccacatcatgcacaaaaagacacgtcactaagcaaactatgtcagacgtcatcatgagtttgtgtaaaacaaaacggaggccggaatcactcagttgaatcgaactccgaccaaacaccacgtaataactaggttaatttatgcactcgcgtgaacaagaaactgtcgagcttcacagatgtcgtcgttgggtagttttgggtttgttttactaccataggaggatttttgaactgtaaatgcactcagctgcaacaaaaacgcaaaacgaaggctgtgagctgcactgtgcctttaagggaggtgtcctcgcATCGGAGTGgccacacattgcaggtaccactgtagtaacGTATTTATCGCGCGAGCCGGAACTAAGAAAAATACTGACTCATCTTCATAGATAAAATAGCGTACCTTGGTGTCAGGTATCACCAAACGTGAAACATGGGGATCATATGTCGGGTGGAGGTCTCACACGATCTGGAGGCAGCCATCCGTTTGACATCCACCCGTCTAGTCAGATATCTCTATTTGTTTCGCTTTCTGCATTCCAGCGCGAAAAGTTCCGTTTGGAATATCCACATACTAGAGTCGACAAAAGGCGTGTATTTATACACTATACAATCATATACTACTATATCATTTTAATGGaaggtgtttttacatttagtcaagtttggactaaatgttttaacacagagggggaatcgagacgagggtcgtggtgtatgtgtgtgtgtgtgtgtgtgtgtgtgtgtgtgtgtgtgtgtgtgtgtgtgtctgtgtctgtgtgtctgtgtgtctgtgagtgtgtgtgtgtgtagagcgattcagagtaaactactggaccgatctttatgaaatttgacatgagagttcctgggtatgatatccccagacctgttttttccttttttcgataaatgtcttttatgacgtcatatccggctttttgtaaaagttgaggcggcactgtcacaccctcatttttcaatcaaattgattgaaattttggccaagcattcttcgacgaaggccggacttcagtattgcatttcagcatggaggctaacaaattaattaatgaatttggtcattaaaaatctgaaatgtgtaaataaaatttttttttataaaacgatccaaaattacttttattttattcttcattatgttctgattcaaaaaacatatacatatgttatattcagattaaaaacaagctctgaaaattaaacatatacaaatcatgattaaaattaaatttccgaaatcgttttaaaaactatttcatcttattccttgtcggttcctaattccaaaaacatatagatatgatatgtttggattcaaaacacgctcagaaagttaaaacgaagagaggtacagtaaagcgtgctatgaagcaaaGCGCAACCGCttccgcgccaaacaggctcgtcactttcactgccttttgcactagcggcggactacgttcagtttcattctgtgagttccacagcttgactaaatgtagtaatttcgccttacgcgacttgttttttttatgtcaaAGCTCTCATCGATCACAAAATGATAAGTTTAATGATGGGGAGGAGAAGGGTGTAAGAGACGGGGCTGAACAAGGGGCGAGAACTGAGGGAGGATGGGAAAACGTTTACTTTAAGAAAGAGACTTtggagaaagagagcgagagcgtggggggtgggttgggggggggagagagatgggggacaaagagaggaagagtgagataagaaagagagagagagagcgaaagagagatatgtggggggggaggaagagggaaagagagaggaagatggAGAAAgacagggaaagaaagagagagagagagagagagagagaaagagagagagagagagagaaagagagagagagtgcgagagagagagagacaattggAGAAGAGAGATAGAAAAAATTGCAATATACAAGTATTACTGAATTGTTTCCATTCATNNNNNNNNNNNNNNNNNNNNNNNNNNNNNNNNNNNNNNNNNNNNNNNNNNNNNNNNNNNNNNNNNNNNNNNNNNNNNNNNNNNNNNNNNNNNNNNNNNNNNNNNNNNNNNNNNNNNNNNNNNNNNNNNNNNNNNNNNNNNNNNNNNNNNNNNNNNNNNNNNNNNNNNNNNNNNNNNNNNNNNNNNNNNNNNNNNNNNNNNagagagagagagagagacaattggAGAAAAGAGATAGAAAAAATTGCAATATATTACTgaattgattcattcattttatttagtcaagttttgactaaatattttaacgtagaggggggaatcgagacgagggtcgtggtgtatgtgtgtgtgtgtgtgtgtgtgtgtgtgtgtgtgtgtctgtctgtgtgtgtgtgtagagcgattcagactaaactactggaccgatctttatgaaatttgacatgagagttcctgggtatgaaatccccatacgtttttttcatttttttgataaatgtctttgatgacgtcatatccggcttttcgtgaaagttgaggcggcactgtcacgccctcatttttcaaccaaattggttgaaattttggtcaagtaatcttcgacgaagcccggggttcggtattgcatttcagcgtggtggcttaaaaaataattaatgactttggtcattaaaaatcggaaaatttaaaaaaaaaataaaaatttataaaacgatccaaatttatgtttattttattctccatcatttgctgatttcaaaaacatataaatatgttatattcgaattaaaaacaagctctgaaaattaaatatataaaaattattatcaaaattaaattgtccaaatcaatttaaaaacactttcatcttattccttgtcggttcctgattccaaaaacatatagatatgatatgtttggattaaaaacacgctcagaaagttaaaacaaagagaggtatagaaaagcgtgctatccttcttagcgcaactactaccccgctcttcttgtcaatttcactgcctttgccatgagcggtggcctgacgatgctacgagtaaaatggcattgcgttcagtttcattctgtgagttcgacagctacttgactaaatattgtattttcgccttacgcgacttgttttagatACAACTCTCGACACTTGTTTTCGCAAAACGATCCTTCGCGGTAACCTTCAAACATGTCACATTCCCAAACAGCTGTGGGTGCATGGTATGCCACGTGGGAATGAAACAAAAACGCTGAACAGCCTTCACTTTGCTTTCGTTTGGAAATCTTATCAGCTTGACTTCATGATAGAAACTGTCCCTAGAAAATGTTGAATTGGTTCTCCCTTTTGACCTTCCACTGTTTTAAAGGGGGAAGAAATGACAATaaactatgcatcattgttgtgaaaatgttcaATCAGTCATCTGTCACAGGCCCTAGAATTGATTAAAGGGAGGGACGGACAAATGGGGTACATAAACAAAATTGTGGCTGCTTTCGGGGTTTTTTATCGTTTTTTTTAAGAGAAGTATATGAGAAACTTCGAAGGGCTGAatatttgtcttcttctttttttgccctgtatctctgtctgtctctccttccCCCACCTACCCTCTCGTCTTCCCAATATTGAGTATGACATGCGGTAGATAATCCAATTAGCCTACAAACTACTAATGCCGAGGGAGTTGGTACATTTATTTTTGCTGTACTTATTCAACCATGTCGTCTGTCTTCCTTGAGGACGCTTAGAACTCAATACTGCCCAAATCTTTCAATTTCATAGTAGGTGTGCTGAACGTTACAGACTATGACGTTAATCCAAAAACCATTGCAATGTTTAGTTTTCTATAACAATGTTATATTTAAGTCCAGGCTTGAGGACATCTGTGTAACGTTTGGTCTTATGCACAGTGTTAAACACATTTAAATGTAGGGGAATGTCCCAAACATTATTTTGCTGATGGAAGTGCAAGCATCTAGCGCCTGCCACGTGACACTGCACCGTTGATGCCACACGTCGATTTGTGCACAGTTCATATCATGTCCCCAGGTCAAATCATGTCCCCAGTTCAAATCATGTCCCTACAAAACGACCAATCCTGCATATCTTTACCCTATAAAACACCCATTTCATTCACTTCGGCCACTGCCTCCGAAGAGAAGCGATCACGTCTCACACAAAATTTCTACAACCACAAGGTTTAGAACCAGACCGAGACTTCACACAAACATGAACTCAGTTGTCTTCCGTTTTGCCGCGGCGGCGCTGCTGGTACTTCCGCTCTGCAAGGGCGCATGCGCACCGACGGGCTTAACGGTGGAAGAGAAGTTGAAGCTATTGGCCAGAGACAACGACGAGGACGGCAACGGTGTGGTGACCACTTCGGACATCGCCTACGACATCAACAACCGATACGACACCAACAACGATGGCCGTGTGGATGAGAGTGAGTGGGTCGCCCGCTGGACCTGCGGGTACGGCGATACAAAGtaagttgtgtttttttctcctcagtgagtgtgtgtgtgggtgggtgggtgtgtgtggggtgtgtggggagtgggagctgtgtgtgtaggtgtatatatgtgtgtgtttgggtgtgtgtgtacgcgtgtagGTGTaggtgtctgtgtatgtgtgtctccgtgtgtacgtgtgagtgcgtgtatgtttgtgcgtgtggggggaggggtgtgtgtatatgtgggtgtgtgggtgtgtgtacgtgtgtgtgtgttgaggca is part of the Littorina saxatilis isolate snail1 linkage group LG6, US_GU_Lsax_2.0, whole genome shotgun sequence genome and encodes:
- the LOC138968672 gene encoding uncharacterized protein, which translates into the protein MNSVVFRFAAAALLVLPLCKGACAPTGLTVEEKLKLLARDNDEDGNGVVTTSDIAYDINNRYDTNNDGRVDESEWVARWTCGYGDTKQYARWVWGVLNGGASYMDASQFAGEPFHTGIPLDNFIATNRERYIKFASSG